Proteins encoded by one window of Brienomyrus brachyistius isolate T26 chromosome 1, BBRACH_0.4, whole genome shotgun sequence:
- the arl1 gene encoding ADP-ribosylation factor-like protein 1, which yields MGGFFSSLFSGLFGSREMRILILGLDGAGKTTILYRLQVGEVVTTIPTIGFNVETVTYKNLKFQVWDLGGQTSIRPYWRCYYSNTDAVIYVVDSSDRDRMGISKSELVAMLEEEELKKAILVVFANKQDMEQAMTPTEVANSLGLPALKDRKWQIFKTSATKGTGLDEAMEWLVESLKSRQ from the exons ATGG GCGGGTTTTTTTCCAGTCTCTTCTCCGGCCTCTTTGGCTCCAGAGAGATGAGGATCTTGATCCTGGGACTGGACGGCGCCGGGAAGACCACCATTCTTTACAGGCTTCAGGTCGGAGAAGTCGTCACCACCATTCCTA CTATTGGTTTCAACGTGGAGACTGTGACATACAAGAATCTGAAATTTCAAGTGTGGGATCTCGGGGGTCAGACCAGTATCAG GCCATACTGGCGGTGTTATTACTCCAACACGGATGCTGTGATCTACGTGGTGGACAGCAGTGACCGGGACAGGATGGGAATTTCCAAGTCAGAGTTGGTGGCAATGTTGGAG GAAGAGGAACTGAAGAAGGCAATCCTGGTAGTGTTTGCTAACAAGCAAGACATGGAACAGGCGATGACACCTACAGAGGTGGCAAACTCCCTAGGACTCCCAGCACTCAAGGACAGGAAGTGGCAGATCTTCAAAACGTCGGCAACCAAGGGTACAGGACTGGATGAGGCCATGGAGTG GCTTGTGGAATCGTTGAAGAGCAGGCAGTGA
- the spic gene encoding transcription factor Spi-C, whose protein sequence is MFFAVCLSHAICDGHCNCNVTFAVLSAVKIATLLPSNILEALLKLRSLLAGDPCSGQLTATKGWILRNDLDQDHFNQEFQDAIDVIQRHSSELQFEPEYKYFETLGAQGSARQPGGPCYPLNPGPSAPGSAYDWREQLPQPWDCTVPETSNSSSTPCEAPQIYPVFPSQRNGKGRKKLRLYEYLHEALHDASMADSIQWADRSNGTFHFVSKNKERLAESWGKRKGNRKTMTYQKMARALRNYSRTGEIVKIRRKLTYQFNPLILQRLSSGHTQCHAPGHAPAHPPRDVSHHQCAPTEQVYYDALPPDWHSWYGHYPCDNDYDVTLRLS, encoded by the exons ATGTTTTTTGCGGTCTGCCTCAGCCACGCTATATGCGATGGACACTGCAACTGTAATGTTACGTTTGCCGTACTTTCGGCAGTAAAGATCGCCACACTGCTCCCCTCAAACATTTTAGAAGCCCTACTTAAACTCA gGAGCCTCCTAGCTGGTGACCCATGTAGTGGACAGTTAACTGCGACTAAGGGATGGATACTGCGG AATGATCTGGACCAGGATCACTTTAACCAGGAGTTCCAGGATGCCATAGATGTCatccagcggcactccagcgaGCTGCAGTTTGAGCCAG agtacaaatactttGAGACGCTGGGAGCTCAGGGTTCAGCCAGACAGCCTGGTGGTCCCTGCTACCCCCTGAATCCCGGCCCCAGCGCACCAGGGTCCGCGTACGACTGGAGAGAGCAGCTT CCCCAGCCCTGGGACTGCACTGTTCCGGAGACCTCCAATTCTTCTTCCACACCCTGTGAAGCCCCTCAGATTTACCCAGTGTTTCCCTCACAGCGGAATGGGAAAG GTCGGAAGAAGCTTCGACTTTATGAATACCTGCACGAGGCTCTGCATGATGCCAGCATGGCCGACTCCATCCAGTGGGCTGACCGGAGCAACGGCACTTTCCACTTTGTGTCGAAGAACAAGGAGAGGCTAGCGGAGAGCTGGGGCAAGCGCAAGGGCAACCGCAAGACCATGACCTACCAGAAGATGGCGCGCGCCCTGCGGAACTACAGCCGCACCGGCGAGATTGTCAAGATCCGCCGCAAGCTCACCTACCAGTTCAACCCCCTGATCTTGCAGCGATTGAGCTCGGGCCACACGCAGTGCCACgcccctggccacgcccccgctCATCCCCCACGAGATGTGTCTCACCACCAGTGCGCCCCCACTGAGCAGGTCTACTATGATGCTCTGCCACCAGACTGGCACAGCTGGTATGGACACTATCCCTGTGACAATGACTATGATGTCACGCTCAGGCTGAGCTAA